The Oceanispirochaeta sp. genome includes the window TCCTCATCCCAGGCTATGCCGGCCTTACTGCCATAGACTCGAATCCTCAAAGCATTCCCCTCGCCCGATGAAACCTGGGAGGCATGAAGCAGTCCTCGAGACTTATTTTTAAAATGAATGAGTACGGAGCCCTGATCATCCAGAGGATTCCCCGGGATGGTTCCTGTAAGATCGGCACAGACCTCTTCGGGCACAAGAGATGTTATGGTCTGAACCAGATTCAAGGCATGAATCCCCACATCCATCATGGTACAGGAGGGACCGGAAATTTTAGGATTCAGGTGCCATGTATCAAAGAGATCCGGATCATTGATCAGAGGGGCCAGCCATCCCTGGGTGTACTCAACAACAACACGATGGATTTCCCCCAGCACACCTGTTTCCACAAGAAAACGAGCCTGTTTAGTCATGGCATAACCAGTGTATCCATGAGTGAGGGCATAGAGAAGTTTTGAATCTTCCGACTTTTTCCGTATCGCCAGAGCCTGCTCCAGAGACAAAGCCATGGGTTTATCGGCAAAAACATGAATACCTGCTTCAAAAAAAGCCATAGTCATATCAAAATGACTGCTGTTGGGAGAGGCAATGATCACAAAATCGATGCGGTCTTCTTCCGGACGTGACAACTCCCCCCGAATCATGTCTTTATAATCAAGATAAACTCTGTCCGGAGCCAACCTCAGTTCTTTCCCCCGGACTTTGCTTTTTTGTGGGTCCCGTGAAAAAACACCGGCTGTAATTTCTGATTCTCCCATCAACCGGGCTCCAGCCATATGA containing:
- a CDS encoding Gfo/Idh/MocA family oxidoreductase, yielding MKKLQGGIIGAGKDSFIGFVHMAGARLMGESEITAGVFSRDPQKSKVRGKELRLAPDRVYLDYKDMIRGELSRPEEDRIDFVIIASPNSSHFDMTMAFFEAGIHVFADKPMALSLEQALAIRKKSEDSKLLYALTHGYTGYAMTKQARFLVETGVLGEIHRVVVEYTQGWLAPLINDPDLFDTWHLNPKISGPSCTMMDVGIHALNLVQTITSLVPEEVCADLTGTIPGNPLDDQGSVLIHFKNKSRGLLHASQVSSGEGNALRIRVYGSKAGIAWDEEYPETLELMNNDGSSTIFKKGTPALCDEARRAARLPGGHPEGLICAFANIYNSGFRFIRREAVVPGRDFPDADQGVTGLAFIEAIVKNSKGREKWTVMESL